In Desulfomicrobium escambiense DSM 10707, the DNA window TGCTTCGGCCCCGCCGACTTCATCGATCCGCGTTTCGCCGAACTTTTCTGGCAGGCCCTGGACAGGGGAGTGGAGTTTTTTCCCCATGTGGTGCACGCAACCCCAGATGGCATCGCCCTGGGCCGCCGCCTCCCCATTGTTCCGCAGCCCTGATCATCAACTCAGTAATTTTGGACACGACACCATGAAAGACAACCTTATCCGCGTCATCTCCGACGAAGCCAACGTCCGCGCCATGGCCTGCCTGACCACCGCCACGGTCGGCGAGGCCTGCGTCAGGCACCGTACCAGCCCCACCGCCTCCGTGGCCCTGGGTCGAGCCCTGACCGGCGGGGTGCTCCTGGGGGCGCTCCTTAAGGGCCGCCAGCGCGTGGCTCTCAAGTTCGAGGGCAATGGGCCCCTGGGTAAGATCGTCGTCGAGGCCGACCCCATGTGTCTGGTCCACGGCTACGTGGGCAACCCCGGCGCCGACCTGCCCCTGCGGGACGGCCGCTTCGACATCCCCGGCGCCCTGGGGCGCGCCGGCCTGCTGACCGTGACCAAGGACCTGCAGCTCAAAAGCCCCTACCAGGGCGTGGTCAACCTCGTGTCCAGCGAGATCGCCGAGGACATCGCCTACTACCTGACCGAGTCTGAGCAGACCCCCTCGGCCATGGGCCTGACCACCATCCCCGACGACCAGGGCGGCATCGCCGTGGCCGGCGGTTTCCTCCTCCAGTCCCTCCCGCCGGCCAACGACGCGGCCCTGGAAACCCTCACGGCCCGCATCGCGGCCATGCCGCCCCTGGCCAGGCTCCTCTTCGACGGGGCCGGCCCCAAGGACATCCTTGACCACATCTTCGGCGACATCCCCTACGAAATCCTCGGACACCAGGACGTGGCCTTCCACTGCGGCTGCTCCCGCGACCGCATCGAACAGGCCCTCATCACGCTCGGCGTGGACGAAATCAAAAGTCTGGCCGAGCGCGGCGAAGACACTGTCATCACCTGCGAATTCTGCCGCGAGCCGTAC includes these proteins:
- the hslO gene encoding Hsp33 family molecular chaperone HslO; protein product: MKDNLIRVISDEANVRAMACLTTATVGEACVRHRTSPTASVALGRALTGGVLLGALLKGRQRVALKFEGNGPLGKIVVEADPMCLVHGYVGNPGADLPLRDGRFDIPGALGRAGLLTVTKDLQLKSPYQGVVNLVSSEIAEDIAYYLTESEQTPSAMGLTTIPDDQGGIAVAGGFLLQSLPPANDAALETLTARIAAMPPLARLLFDGAGPKDILDHIFGDIPYEILGHQDVAFHCGCSRDRIEQALITLGVDEIKSLAERGEDTVITCEFCREPYAFTPADLRRLADERH